A section of the Deinococcus cellulosilyticus NBRC 106333 = KACC 11606 genome encodes:
- a CDS encoding Ig-like domain-containing protein translates to MKNLKQLMGPSVALLLAACASTPVPDVVAPSIKINASSTKITSKQTLKITAETSDDRGKVTHVEFYKDGKLVFTDTQAPYEYTEAFETDGVVFSSTYSAKAQDASKNVGLSNAVKVDVNIHDSTAPTVNLVASTTIFTGKGTLKLTATAQDNVGVSKVEFYKDGQKVAEDLTAPFEYTEAFETEGLAGNFSYHARVVDTASNSSNSQTVKVLVNLPDQTPPAEVQLTANSTVFKDKGTLRLTATAQDNLMLSRVEFYKDGKKVAEDLTAPFEYTEAFEIDPLQSNANYIARVYDAHNNATSSQPVKVVVDIPDQTPPTMELQANQTEFTGKGTLKLTVAAQDNVGVSKVEFYKDGLQVAEDLTAPYEYTEAFETEGVKNSFIYHAVAFDAQNLSGSDEPLMVDVNIPDLTDPTITLQANQTTFNEAGQLVLTADAQDNVGVSKVEFYKDGTLVATDPSAPYTLEEWISSEGTFNYTAKVFDTAGRLASSNGVQVTSTVKIEALKGFYDQQIQEWPADAGLTGKVLGEVSSRKDPPSPLSSGAVNAQGKFSLDLPAPASSQLAALGTPTFPAECTSDVKVTDPEVLVATLNTSVLLEGASQPIAIWASTVKQPNLGGTGYIPFYADQDVTFTGTVNCQPPTFYPYEKETYDVHLKKGWNLVAVTYTGPLEVSFTSTTSVPADLKWWLSAPVTPPTSGTSVLTDQQVVDWKPELGTHVRFMFSGTLYGNFSNGTPLVEVPINEQGKFSATLPTPAKDLMQPLALLSTGCTGDFQLGDPGALGGFMNTGLFTPGSSGLRGLAGANTSPFAGMPAVGSNQYIPAFADRKVLLTGTLSCGGSLLTYNVFLNQGWNLLKATLVNTSPFEIALEGLQAVPKDLLWWPAPSSGPQMNSLSSFAKQQGSDKQMLRPNTNHPLFSIKLPF, encoded by the coding sequence ATGAAGAACCTGAAACAGCTGATGGGACCCTCTGTGGCCCTTTTGCTCGCCGCCTGCGCAAGCACTCCTGTGCCCGATGTGGTGGCCCCTTCCATCAAGATCAATGCCAGCAGCACGAAAATCACCAGCAAGCAAACCCTGAAGATCACCGCAGAAACCAGCGATGACCGGGGCAAAGTCACCCACGTCGAATTCTACAAGGATGGCAAACTGGTCTTCACCGACACCCAGGCCCCTTACGAATACACTGAAGCTTTCGAAACCGATGGGGTGGTTTTCAGTTCCACGTACTCTGCCAAGGCGCAGGATGCCAGCAAAAATGTGGGGCTCAGCAATGCTGTGAAGGTGGATGTCAACATCCACGACAGCACTGCACCCACAGTGAATCTGGTTGCCAGCACTACGATTTTCACCGGGAAAGGCACCCTCAAACTGACGGCCACTGCGCAGGACAATGTGGGCGTCAGCAAGGTGGAGTTTTACAAGGACGGTCAGAAAGTTGCAGAGGACCTCACTGCACCTTTTGAGTACACCGAAGCCTTTGAAACCGAAGGCCTGGCAGGGAACTTCAGCTACCACGCCCGTGTGGTGGACACCGCCAGCAACAGCAGCAACAGTCAAACCGTCAAAGTGCTGGTCAATCTTCCTGACCAGACCCCTCCTGCTGAGGTGCAATTGACGGCCAATTCCACGGTGTTCAAAGACAAAGGCACCCTCAGGTTGACGGCCACTGCCCAGGACAACCTGATGCTGTCCCGGGTGGAGTTTTACAAAGATGGCAAGAAGGTTGCTGAAGACCTCACCGCACCTTTTGAGTACACCGAGGCCTTTGAAATTGATCCGCTGCAGTCCAACGCCAATTACATCGCCAGGGTGTATGACGCTCACAACAATGCCACCAGCAGCCAGCCTGTGAAGGTTGTGGTGGACATCCCGGATCAGACCCCTCCCACCATGGAATTGCAGGCCAACCAGACGGAATTCACAGGGAAAGGCACCCTCAAACTGACGGTCGCGGCACAGGACAATGTTGGGGTCAGCAAGGTGGAGTTCTACAAGGATGGCCTGCAGGTTGCAGAGGACCTCACTGCTCCTTATGAATACACTGAAGCTTTTGAGACCGAGGGGGTCAAAAACAGCTTCATTTACCATGCCGTGGCTTTTGATGCCCAGAACCTGTCTGGCAGCGATGAACCCCTGATGGTTGATGTCAACATTCCTGACCTGACCGATCCCACCATCACCCTGCAGGCCAACCAGACCACCTTCAATGAAGCAGGACAACTGGTGCTCACTGCCGATGCACAGGACAATGTTGGGGTCAGCAAGGTGGAGTTCTACAAGGATGGCACGCTGGTTGCCACGGACCCCTCTGCCCCCTACACCCTGGAAGAGTGGATTTCCAGCGAGGGCACGTTCAATTACACCGCAAAGGTGTTCGACACTGCAGGCCGTCTGGCATCCAGCAATGGGGTGCAGGTGACTTCTACCGTGAAAATTGAAGCCCTGAAAGGCTTTTACGACCAGCAAATCCAGGAGTGGCCTGCAGATGCAGGTCTCACAGGCAAGGTGCTTGGAGAGGTCTCTTCGCGCAAAGATCCACCTTCTCCCCTTTCTTCCGGTGCTGTGAATGCCCAGGGCAAGTTCTCTCTGGACCTGCCTGCTCCTGCGAGCAGCCAACTGGCTGCCCTGGGAACCCCCACTTTCCCTGCAGAATGCACCTCTGACGTCAAAGTCACCGATCCAGAAGTTCTGGTGGCCACCCTGAACACCAGTGTGCTCCTTGAAGGGGCTTCTCAGCCCATCGCCATCTGGGCCAGCACGGTCAAGCAACCCAATCTGGGAGGCACCGGCTATATTCCCTTCTATGCCGATCAGGATGTGACCTTCACAGGTACGGTCAACTGCCAGCCCCCCACCTTTTACCCTTATGAGAAGGAAACCTATGACGTTCATTTGAAGAAAGGCTGGAACCTGGTGGCTGTCACTTACACCGGTCCCCTGGAGGTCAGCTTCACCAGCACCACCAGTGTTCCTGCAGATCTCAAATGGTGGCTGAGTGCTCCCGTGACCCCTCCCACCAGTGGCACTTCGGTGCTCACAGACCAGCAGGTGGTGGACTGGAAGCCTGAACTGGGCACCCATGTACGTTTCATGTTCTCGGGAACCCTGTACGGGAATTTCAGCAACGGCACCCCGCTGGTCGAAGTGCCGATCAATGAACAGGGCAAATTCAGTGCCACTTTGCCCACACCAGCCAAGGACTTGATGCAGCCCCTTGCTCTCCTGTCAACGGGATGCACAGGCGATTTCCAGCTCGGTGATCCTGGTGCTCTGGGAGGCTTCATGAACACCGGACTGTTCACTCCCGGGTCTTCTGGCCTGCGCGGACTGGCGGGAGCAAACACCAGTCCTTTTGCAGGCATGCCTGCAGTGGGAAGCAACCAGTACATTCCTGCTTTTGCGGATCGCAAAGTGCTGCTCACGGGTACCTTGAGCTGTGGCGGGTCGCTGCTGACCTACAATGTGTTCCTGAATCAGGGCTGGAACCTTTTGAAGGCCACCCTGGTGAACACCAGTCCTTTTGAGATTGCTCTGGAAGGATTGCAGGCTGTACCCAAGGATCTCCTGTGGTGGCCTGCCCCCTCCAGTGGTCCCCAGATGAACAGCCTGTCTTCCTTTGCAAAACAGCAGGGTTCGGACAAACAGATGCTCAGACCGAACACAAACCACCCTCTCTTCTCAATCAAGCTGCCCTTCTGA
- a CDS encoding Ig-like domain-containing protein, translated as MPKDTTPPTVTFSSNTTLINQLNTEVEFSVVAVEKESTISKVEIFEGDKLLGTATLSGDKYTFKTKIATKGQHTFKVRVTNGAGLKTESVLIVTADPDAPTVAATTATPVITSVPKLVEMNITASDQDGTITKVQVFAANDLQNPLGDALPKGNGYVFPYQIQTSGVHQFVVKATDNAGNVGQSQALVILADGTPPTGTLTASASLVNVFPTKVTLNASVADPETNVSKVEFYEGLTLIGTDTTAPYTVDHVVSTSGNKAYIARIYNGADATFDTQKVIVDVDLLPAVQLEANSNIVDAPGVTQLVATASDDIGIAKVEFYEGDVKLGEDTQKPYILNYQATTVGPKEVIARAIDTRGQAVNSVAATFTVKDSTPPVVSLKVGNWDGQVPTLKDAPLVLEADSFDPESGIEKVEFYLGDKLVGTDATAPYTADVQLTGDQVGNLVLTARAYNKEGLTQQSAEVYTSAFNPGPSFKSVNFSSNRIYLGDPFTVNVEVEDRDSIARVELLDWWTDKVLVTDTSAPYSLEYAPAKVGNQPFVVRAYDQHGNANTYWVTFVEVMDPTVPTVLLQGSSSESSTIKLPGSLTLTANASVKKGNITKVEFYKWGVLLGEDATAPYEYTDTFPLETQGNWNSHQYQAVVYTDLSKTASSNTFYINTEYPW; from the coding sequence GTGCCCAAAGACACCACCCCTCCCACAGTCACGTTCTCCAGCAACACCACTTTGATCAATCAATTGAACACTGAAGTGGAATTTTCCGTGGTCGCCGTTGAAAAAGAAAGCACCATCTCCAAAGTGGAAATCTTTGAGGGAGACAAACTGCTGGGTACGGCGACCCTGAGTGGAGACAAATACACCTTCAAAACCAAAATAGCCACCAAAGGACAGCACACCTTCAAAGTCCGTGTCACCAACGGTGCAGGTCTGAAAACCGAAAGTGTACTGATTGTCACCGCCGATCCAGATGCTCCCACCGTTGCTGCCACCACAGCCACCCCGGTGATCACCAGTGTTCCAAAACTGGTCGAAATGAACATCACAGCCAGCGATCAGGATGGCACCATCACCAAAGTGCAGGTGTTTGCTGCGAACGACCTCCAGAACCCTCTGGGTGATGCCCTTCCCAAAGGAAATGGGTATGTTTTCCCCTACCAGATTCAGACCTCTGGAGTCCATCAGTTCGTGGTCAAGGCCACCGACAATGCTGGAAATGTGGGCCAGAGTCAGGCCCTGGTCATTCTGGCCGATGGCACCCCTCCTACGGGCACCCTGACAGCCAGTGCATCTCTGGTTAACGTGTTCCCCACCAAAGTGACCCTGAATGCCAGTGTGGCCGATCCTGAAACCAATGTCAGCAAGGTGGAATTCTATGAAGGCCTCACCCTGATTGGAACAGACACCACTGCTCCCTACACTGTGGATCACGTGGTCAGCACCTCGGGAAACAAAGCTTACATCGCACGCATTTACAACGGAGCAGATGCCACTTTCGACACCCAGAAGGTGATCGTGGATGTGGACCTCCTGCCAGCAGTGCAACTGGAAGCCAACAGCAACATCGTGGACGCTCCTGGCGTGACCCAGTTGGTGGCCACAGCCAGCGATGACATCGGCATTGCAAAAGTGGAATTTTATGAGGGTGACGTCAAACTCGGCGAAGACACCCAGAAGCCTTACATCCTGAATTATCAGGCCACCACCGTGGGTCCCAAAGAGGTGATCGCCCGGGCCATTGACACCAGAGGCCAGGCTGTGAACAGCGTTGCTGCGACATTCACCGTCAAAGACAGCACACCTCCCGTGGTCTCCCTGAAAGTGGGCAACTGGGACGGTCAGGTCCCCACCCTGAAAGACGCTCCTCTGGTGCTTGAGGCCGACAGCTTTGACCCTGAGAGTGGCATCGAGAAGGTGGAGTTCTACCTGGGAGACAAACTGGTGGGCACCGACGCCACTGCCCCCTACACTGCAGATGTGCAACTCACTGGAGATCAGGTGGGCAATCTGGTGCTTACTGCCAGAGCGTACAACAAAGAGGGCCTGACCCAGCAGTCGGCAGAAGTGTACACTTCTGCCTTCAATCCGGGACCTTCATTCAAATCTGTGAATTTCAGCAGCAACCGTATTTATCTGGGCGATCCCTTCACTGTGAACGTTGAGGTGGAAGACCGCGATTCCATCGCCCGGGTGGAACTGCTCGACTGGTGGACAGACAAGGTCCTGGTCACAGATACGTCTGCTCCTTACAGCCTTGAGTATGCTCCAGCGAAGGTGGGGAACCAGCCCTTTGTTGTGAGGGCCTATGACCAGCATGGCAATGCCAACACGTACTGGGTGACCTTTGTGGAAGTCATGGATCCTACTGTTCCCACCGTTCTCCTGCAGGGCAGCAGTTCTGAAAGCTCTACCATCAAGCTGCCTGGCAGCTTGACCCTGACAGCCAACGCTTCAGTCAAGAAGGGCAACATCACCAAAGTGGAATTCTACAAGTGGGGTGTGCTGCTTGGTGAAGACGCAACAGCCCCTTACGAGTACACGGACACTTTTCCTCTTGAGACCCAGGGAAACTGGAACTCACACCAGTATCAGGCGGTGGTCTACACCGACCTGAGCAAGACCGCATCCTCCAACACCTTCTACATCAACACCGAATACCCCTGGTGA
- the carB gene encoding carbamoyl-phosphate synthase large subunit, translating into MPARTDLKKILILGSGPIQIGQAAEFDYSGTQALKALKKAGYDVILINSNPATIMTDPELADQTYIEPLTKDYVKAVIAKERPDAILPTLGGQTALNLAMELHEDGALEEYGVKLIGAGPEAIKKGEDRELFQAAMKKIGVETAKGKMVHTLEEAKEFQKELGLPVVIRPSFTLGGTGGGIAHTYEEFLQITEQGLRDSPVTSVLLEESILGWKEYELEVMRDTNDTVVIITSIENFDPMGVHTGDSITVAPAQTLSDMEYQRLRDQSLAIIREIGVETGGSNIQFAVNPKNGRVIVIEMNPRVSRSSALASKATGFPIAKIAALLAVGYHLDELPNDITRVTPAAFEPTIDYVVTKIPRFAFEKFPSTHDGLGTQMRSVGEVMAIGRTFKESLQKAIRSLEGDLRADFAERSDENLRSMLYPNPKRIGALLELVRRGMSLEELHKITFIDHWFLCQVKEILDAEKEILELGDIKEWKYEYWREIKRLGFSDARIGEIVGLTELEVRELRKKAKATPVYKTVDTCGAEFEAFTPYHYSTYEWEDEVTPTDKPKIVILGSGPNRIGQGVEFDYATVHAVWALQEAGYETIMVNSNPETVSTDYDTADRLYFEPLTFEDVMNIIDHEKPVGVIVQLGGQTPLKLAGKLAAAGAPIIGTSPETIHQAEDRKSFNDLCEKLGIPQPKGLVAQDAEEAYQHAEKLGFPLMVRPSYVLGGRAMRTVRSMDELKTYLEEVYAEVEGKPSILLDQFLEGALELDVDTLCDGKRAVVAGIMEHIEAAGIHSGDSACILPPVHLSDEMLQTVKATTERLALELGVKGLMNVQYAIKDGVAYILEANPRASRTVPFVSKAIGHPLAKYAALIGVGKTLEDLNFLETPTPKMYSVKEVHLPFLKFKNVLPILGPEMKSTGESMGIDADPYKAFYRAQLGVKSLLPGEGTVTVIGKDLDDVCKMLQDAGYAVGTRPGKELPRLLIDTTGSQYLRTCLERGVPIVTTREAAIWTAKALAAVQDEAPSVKSLQEWLA; encoded by the coding sequence ATGCCTGCACGGACCGACCTCAAGAAAATTCTGATTCTCGGCAGTGGACCCATTCAGATCGGGCAAGCTGCCGAGTTTGATTATTCCGGCACCCAGGCCCTCAAGGCCCTGAAAAAAGCCGGTTACGACGTGATCCTGATCAATTCCAATCCGGCCACCATCATGACCGACCCGGAACTGGCAGACCAGACCTACATCGAACCCCTGACCAAGGATTACGTGAAAGCCGTCATTGCCAAGGAGCGTCCTGATGCCATCTTGCCCACCCTCGGGGGCCAGACTGCTCTGAACCTGGCCATGGAACTGCACGAAGACGGGGCCCTTGAGGAATACGGGGTCAAACTGATTGGTGCGGGTCCCGAGGCCATCAAAAAAGGCGAGGACCGCGAACTGTTCCAGGCTGCCATGAAGAAAATTGGCGTGGAGACTGCAAAAGGCAAGATGGTGCACACCCTCGAAGAGGCCAAAGAGTTCCAGAAGGAACTGGGGCTCCCTGTGGTGATCCGTCCCTCCTTCACCCTCGGGGGCACCGGGGGCGGCATTGCCCACACTTACGAGGAATTCCTGCAGATCACCGAGCAGGGTCTGCGCGACTCTCCGGTGACCAGCGTGCTGCTCGAAGAATCCATCCTGGGCTGGAAAGAATACGAGCTCGAAGTGATGCGCGACACCAACGACACCGTGGTGATCATCACCAGCATCGAAAACTTCGACCCCATGGGCGTGCACACCGGAGACTCCATCACCGTGGCCCCCGCGCAGACCCTCTCCGACATGGAATACCAGCGTCTGCGCGACCAGTCACTGGCCATCATCCGGGAAATCGGCGTGGAGACCGGCGGAAGCAACATCCAGTTCGCCGTGAACCCCAAAAATGGGCGCGTGATCGTCATCGAGATGAACCCCCGCGTGAGCCGCTCCTCCGCCCTGGCCTCCAAGGCCACCGGGTTCCCCATCGCCAAGATTGCTGCACTGCTGGCCGTGGGTTACCACCTGGACGAGCTTCCCAACGACATCACCCGCGTCACCCCTGCAGCCTTCGAGCCCACCATCGACTACGTGGTGACCAAGATCCCCAGGTTTGCCTTCGAGAAATTCCCCAGCACCCACGACGGTCTGGGCACCCAGATGCGCTCCGTGGGCGAAGTGATGGCCATTGGCCGCACCTTCAAGGAGTCCCTGCAGAAAGCCATCCGCTCTCTGGAAGGGGACCTGCGTGCAGACTTTGCCGAGCGCAGCGATGAGAACCTGCGCAGCATGCTCTACCCCAACCCCAAACGCATTGGTGCTCTGCTGGAACTGGTGCGCCGCGGCATGTCTCTGGAGGAACTCCACAAGATCACCTTCATCGACCACTGGTTCCTGTGCCAGGTCAAAGAGATCCTGGACGCCGAAAAAGAAATCCTGGAACTCGGCGACATCAAAGAGTGGAAATACGAGTACTGGCGCGAAATCAAGCGTCTGGGCTTCAGCGACGCCAGAATCGGCGAAATTGTCGGTCTGACCGAGCTTGAAGTGCGTGAACTCCGCAAGAAGGCCAAGGCCACCCCGGTTTACAAGACCGTGGACACCTGCGGTGCCGAATTCGAGGCCTTCACCCCTTACCACTACAGCACCTACGAGTGGGAAGATGAGGTCACCCCCACCGACAAACCCAAGATCGTGATTCTGGGTTCCGGCCCCAACCGCATCGGACAGGGTGTGGAGTTCGATTATGCCACTGTACACGCTGTGTGGGCTTTGCAGGAAGCGGGTTACGAGACCATCATGGTCAACTCCAACCCCGAAACGGTCTCCACCGACTACGACACTGCAGACCGTCTATACTTTGAACCCCTCACCTTTGAAGACGTGATGAACATCATCGACCACGAAAAACCCGTGGGCGTGATCGTGCAACTCGGCGGCCAGACCCCCCTCAAACTGGCTGGAAAACTGGCTGCTGCAGGAGCACCCATCATCGGGACCAGCCCTGAGACCATCCACCAGGCCGAGGACCGCAAGAGCTTCAATGACCTCTGCGAAAAACTGGGCATTCCCCAGCCCAAGGGCCTCGTTGCCCAGGACGCAGAAGAAGCCTACCAGCACGCCGAAAAACTGGGTTTCCCCCTGATGGTCCGTCCTTCCTACGTGCTCGGGGGCCGCGCCATGCGCACCGTGCGCAGCATGGATGAACTGAAAACCTACCTGGAAGAGGTCTACGCAGAAGTGGAAGGCAAACCCTCCATCCTGCTCGACCAGTTCCTGGAAGGTGCTCTGGAGCTCGACGTGGACACCCTCTGCGACGGCAAACGTGCCGTTGTCGCTGGCATCATGGAGCACATCGAGGCTGCAGGGATTCACTCTGGCGACTCTGCCTGCATTCTGCCCCCCGTCCACCTCTCTGATGAAATGCTGCAAACCGTCAAAGCCACCACTGAACGCCTCGCGCTGGAACTCGGCGTGAAAGGCCTGATGAACGTGCAGTACGCCATCAAAGACGGTGTGGCCTACATTCTGGAAGCCAACCCCCGCGCTTCTCGCACTGTGCCCTTCGTCAGCAAGGCCATCGGGCATCCTCTGGCGAAATATGCTGCCCTGATCGGGGTGGGCAAGACCCTGGAAGACCTGAACTTCCTGGAAACCCCCACTCCCAAAATGTACAGCGTGAAAGAAGTGCACCTGCCCTTCCTGAAATTCAAGAACGTGCTCCCCATTCTGGGCCCCGAAATGAAATCCACCGGGGAAAGCATGGGCATCGACGCCGATCCTTACAAGGCGTTCTACCGTGCCCAGCTTGGCGTCAAGAGCCTGCTCCCCGGAGAGGGCACCGTCACCGTGATCGGCAAAGATCTGGACGATGTGTGCAAGATGCTGCAGGACGCCGGATACGCTGTGGGCACCCGACCCGGTAAAGAACTGCCCCGCCTGCTGATCGACACCACCGGAAGCCAGTACCTGCGCACCTGCCTGGAGCGCGGCGTCCCCATCGTGACCACCAGAGAGGCCGCCATCTGGACCGCAAAAGCTCTGGCTGCTGTTCAGGATGAGGCTCCTTCTGTGAAGAGTTTGCAGGAGTGGCTGGCGTAA
- a CDS encoding methylenetetrahydrofolate reductase, producing the protein MWMSIELVPRSPEHLQEELAFIRDEFPTVNAVNIPDLMRMPIRSWDACTQVRGELPRVSPIPHFRAIDLDLRKPLPFAEKLRVSGVKEVIVVTGDPPTDMSRKVYPTSCIDAIRKFKRELPEVKVYAALDPYRSSLRGELEYLERKQEAGAEGFFTQPYFDLRLMEVFAEMFEASECRDLPIVWGITSVVGERSRNYWETRNRAIFPREFQPTLEWNREFARQAIDWARVHGGHLYFMPIRVRVKDYLQGVLPSGV; encoded by the coding sequence ATGTGGATGTCCATCGAACTGGTCCCGAGAAGCCCTGAGCACCTGCAGGAAGAACTGGCGTTCATCAGGGATGAATTTCCGACCGTGAATGCAGTGAACATTCCTGACCTGATGCGCATGCCCATCCGAAGCTGGGATGCCTGCACACAGGTGAGAGGTGAGCTGCCCAGGGTCAGTCCCATTCCGCACTTTCGGGCCATTGACCTGGATTTGAGAAAACCCCTGCCTTTTGCAGAAAAACTCAGGGTCAGTGGAGTGAAAGAGGTCATTGTGGTGACCGGAGATCCGCCCACTGACATGAGCCGCAAAGTGTACCCCACCTCCTGCATTGATGCCATCCGCAAGTTTAAACGTGAGCTGCCCGAGGTGAAGGTCTATGCCGCTCTGGACCCTTACCGTTCCAGTTTGCGGGGAGAACTGGAGTATCTGGAACGCAAGCAGGAAGCTGGTGCTGAGGGGTTTTTCACCCAGCCCTATTTCGATTTGCGCCTGATGGAGGTCTTCGCAGAGATGTTTGAAGCCTCAGAATGCAGGGACCTGCCCATCGTCTGGGGCATCACCTCGGTGGTGGGGGAGCGTTCCAGAAATTACTGGGAGACCCGCAACCGGGCCATCTTTCCCCGTGAATTCCAACCCACCCTGGAGTGGAACCGGGAATTTGCGCGTCAGGCCATTGATTGGGCCAGGGTGCATGGGGGCCACCTGTATTTCATGCCCATCCGGGTGAGGGTGAAAGATTACTTGCAGGGGGTTCTGCCTTCTGGCGTATGA
- a CDS encoding DMT family transporter, which yields MLLAFLGVLIFSWTLPASRFAAPEMGGLAVGVFRNLIGAAVAVVVLIVAKEKFPARQHWKSIILATIGTVGFGTSVAIAMKDLPSAHGAVVIAVIPLTTALLAVLRAKERPPLNFWIGIVVGCSTVVTFLISQNGGSLKFHPADLWLLAALVFSAFTYVEGAKVTRHMPGWKVVSWILVFTLPVILPASIYMLVQNPQILNLTPIAWGGLLYVALFSAYLGFFPWYHSFTLVGISRAGVIQLLQPLMTFVWGALFLGEQLTPAILIAGAVVLGSTVLCWKK from the coding sequence ATGCTGCTGGCTTTCCTGGGGGTGCTGATTTTCAGCTGGACCCTCCCGGCCTCCCGCTTTGCCGCTCCAGAAATGGGAGGTCTGGCTGTTGGGGTCTTTCGCAACCTGATTGGAGCCGCTGTTGCTGTTGTCGTTCTCATTGTTGCAAAAGAAAAATTTCCTGCCCGACAGCACTGGAAGAGCATCATCCTGGCCACCATCGGTACGGTGGGATTCGGGACCAGTGTGGCCATCGCCATGAAAGACCTGCCCTCTGCTCACGGTGCCGTGGTGATCGCTGTGATTCCCCTGACCACTGCCCTGCTGGCTGTGCTGAGGGCCAAAGAGCGCCCACCGCTGAATTTCTGGATTGGTATTGTGGTCGGGTGCAGCACCGTGGTCACCTTCCTGATCAGCCAGAACGGAGGAAGCCTGAAATTCCACCCTGCAGACCTCTGGCTCCTGGCTGCGCTGGTGTTCTCTGCTTTCACCTACGTTGAAGGTGCCAAAGTGACCCGTCACATGCCTGGTTGGAAAGTGGTGTCCTGGATTCTGGTCTTCACCCTCCCGGTGATCCTGCCTGCCAGCATCTACATGCTGGTTCAGAACCCCCAGATCCTCAATCTCACCCCCATTGCATGGGGAGGTCTGCTCTATGTTGCTCTCTTCAGCGCCTACCTCGGATTTTTTCCCTGGTACCACAGCTTCACGCTGGTGGGCATTTCCAGGGCCGGAGTCATCCAGTTGTTGCAACCCCTGATGACTTTTGTGTGGGGAGCCCTCTTTCTGGGAGAACAACTCACGCCAGCCATCCTGATCGCTGGGGCAGTGGTGCTTGGGAGCACGGTGCTCTGCTGGAAGAAGTAG
- a CDS encoding GNAT family N-acetyltransferase gives MDLIAPCLEYKDEFLNFLEDIQQEGLLKHLDLSWMGEHFEAYLQSVEDEQNPETVRPGRVPMTLFWMVDQGQVVGSISFRHELNDFLKEFGGHIGYEVARNHRGKGYGTLALQKVLEHARARGYERVMLTCDDSNLASSRVMEKNGGVLDRVYTVDHHPVPIRRYWIEL, from the coding sequence ATGGACCTGATTGCCCCCTGCCTGGAATACAAAGATGAATTCCTCAACTTTCTTGAAGACATTCAACAGGAAGGACTCCTGAAGCACCTGGACCTGAGCTGGATGGGTGAGCATTTTGAAGCTTATTTGCAAAGCGTGGAAGACGAACAGAACCCAGAAACAGTACGCCCGGGCCGGGTCCCCATGACCCTGTTCTGGATGGTGGATCAGGGGCAGGTGGTGGGCAGCATTTCCTTCAGGCATGAACTGAATGACTTCCTGAAGGAATTTGGTGGGCACATTGGGTATGAAGTGGCCCGAAATCACAGGGGCAAAGGATATGGCACCCTGGCCCTGCAAAAGGTTCTTGAACACGCAAGGGCCAGAGGGTATGAACGGGTCATGCTCACCTGCGATGACAGCAATCTGGCCAGCAGCAGGGTGATGGAGAAAAACGGTGGCGTTCTCGACAGGGTCTATACCGTTGATCATCATCCTGTGCCCATCAGGCGTTACTGGATTGAGCTCTGA